A DNA window from Hydrogenophaga taeniospiralis contains the following coding sequences:
- the dxs gene encoding 1-deoxy-D-xylulose-5-phosphate synthase has product MNPLLPTIESPADLRRLARTQLQPLANELRTFVLESVARTGGHLSSNLGTVELTVALHYVFNTPEDRLVWDVGHQTYPHKILTGRRDRMHSLRQQGGISGFPRREESEYDTFGTAHSSTSISAALGMALASRIKGEKRHSVAIIGDGAMTAGMAFEALNNAGVAEGRLLVVLNDNDMSISPPVGALNRYLAQLMSGQFYAAAKNVGKQVLRGAPPLFELAKRLEEHAKGMVVPATLFEKFGFNYIGPIDGHDLDSLIPTLENIRHLLETDSGPQFLHVVTKKGQGYKLAEADPVAYHGPGKFDPAVGLTKPATPPKTTFTQVFGQWLCDMAEADPRLVGITPAMREGSGMVEFERRFPARYFDVGIAEQHAVTFAAGLACEGMKPVVAIYSTFLQRAYDQLIHDVALQNLPVVFALDRAGLVGADGATHAGAYDIAFLRCIPNMAVACPSDEAECRQLLSTAFEQDHPVAVRYPRGAGVGAVQPSGLEALPYGRGEWTHKGRGVAILAFGTLLHPALAAAQRLGASVANMRWAKPLDLALLRELAASHQALVTVEEGCLQGGAGSAVLEALQAEGLTLPVLQLGLPDEFIEHGDPARLLAMLGLDAAGIERSVRARFADLLDAAPGLKVAA; this is encoded by the coding sequence ATGAACCCATTGCTGCCCACCATCGAGTCGCCCGCAGATCTGCGGCGCCTCGCGCGCACCCAGTTGCAACCCCTGGCCAATGAGTTGCGGACGTTCGTGCTGGAGAGCGTGGCACGCACCGGCGGCCACCTCAGCTCCAACCTGGGCACGGTGGAGCTCACCGTGGCGCTGCACTACGTGTTCAACACCCCCGAGGACCGGCTGGTCTGGGACGTGGGCCACCAGACCTACCCGCACAAGATCCTCACCGGTCGCCGCGACCGCATGCACAGCCTGCGCCAGCAGGGCGGCATCAGCGGTTTTCCGCGCCGCGAGGAAAGCGAATACGACACCTTCGGCACGGCGCATTCGTCCACCAGCATCTCGGCCGCGCTGGGCATGGCGCTGGCCTCCCGGATCAAGGGCGAGAAGCGCCATTCCGTGGCCATCATCGGCGACGGCGCCATGACGGCGGGCATGGCCTTCGAAGCGCTGAACAACGCGGGTGTGGCCGAAGGCCGGCTGCTGGTGGTGCTCAACGACAACGACATGTCGATCAGTCCGCCGGTGGGCGCGCTCAACCGCTACCTGGCCCAGCTCATGAGCGGCCAGTTCTACGCCGCGGCGAAAAACGTGGGCAAGCAGGTGTTGCGCGGCGCGCCGCCCCTGTTCGAGCTGGCCAAGCGCCTGGAAGAACACGCCAAAGGCATGGTGGTGCCGGCCACGTTGTTCGAAAAATTCGGTTTCAACTACATCGGCCCGATCGACGGCCACGATCTCGACTCGCTCATCCCCACGCTGGAGAACATCCGCCACCTGCTGGAGACCGACAGCGGCCCGCAGTTCCTGCATGTGGTCACCAAGAAAGGCCAGGGCTACAAGCTGGCCGAAGCCGACCCGGTGGCCTACCACGGCCCGGGCAAGTTCGACCCCGCCGTGGGGCTGACGAAACCCGCCACGCCGCCCAAGACCACCTTCACCCAGGTGTTTGGCCAGTGGCTGTGCGACATGGCCGAGGCCGATCCGCGCCTGGTCGGCATCACGCCGGCCATGCGCGAGGGTTCGGGCATGGTCGAATTCGAGCGCCGTTTTCCGGCCCGCTATTTCGACGTCGGCATCGCCGAACAGCACGCGGTCACCTTCGCCGCGGGCCTGGCCTGCGAGGGCATGAAGCCGGTGGTGGCGATCTATTCCACCTTCCTGCAGCGCGCCTACGACCAACTGATCCACGACGTGGCCCTGCAGAACCTGCCGGTGGTGTTCGCGCTGGACCGTGCGGGCCTGGTGGGGGCCGATGGCGCCACCCACGCGGGGGCGTACGACATCGCGTTCCTGCGCTGCATCCCCAACATGGCCGTGGCCTGCCCGTCCGACGAGGCCGAATGCCGCCAGTTGCTGAGCACGGCCTTCGAACAGGACCACCCGGTGGCCGTGCGCTACCCGCGCGGTGCCGGTGTCGGCGCGGTGCAGCCCAGCGGGCTGGAGGCGCTGCCCTACGGCCGCGGCGAATGGACCCACAAAGGACGCGGCGTGGCGATCCTGGCGTTCGGCACCCTGCTGCACCCGGCGCTCGCGGCGGCGCAACGCCTGGGGGCGAGCGTGGCCAACATGCGCTGGGCCAAACCGCTGGACCTGGCGCTGTTGCGCGAACTCGCGGCCTCACACCAGGCGCTGGTGACGGTCGAGGAAGGCTGCCTCCAGGGCGGGGCCGGTAGCGCCGTGCTCGAAGCCCTGCAGGCCGAGGGCCTGACACTGCCGGTGCTGCAACTGGGGCTGCCCGACGAGTTCATCGAGCACGGTGACCCGGCCAGGCTGCTGGCCATGCTGGGGCTGGACGCCGCCGGCATTGAGCGCTCGGTGCGCGCACGCTTCGCGGACCTGCTCGACGCCGCTCCGGGCCTGAAAGTCGCGGCCTGA
- a CDS encoding TRAP transporter substrate-binding protein, which yields MDRRSLIKHAGIAGVLAAGAAPAVHAQAAIRWRLASSFPKALDTIYGAADVFAKKVGEMSGGKFSITVHPGGELMPAFGVVDGVQEGTVECAHTAPYYFFGKDDTFAMDCAIPFGLNSRQMTAWMYEGNGMKLFREFYEGYNIVNFPMGNTGAQMGGWYRKEIKTLEDIKGLKMRIGGFAGKVLTTMGGVPQNIPGGEIYQALEKGTIDATEWVGPYDDQKLGFNKVAKNYYYPGWWEGGPQLSLYVNNKAFNALSAENKAIVECASAIAHTTMQAKYDALNPAALKQLVAAGTKVLPFPKVVMDAAFKNSMALYDDISSKNPKWKKIYTDYAAFRKDQNLWFRFTEAQFDRYMQSAKL from the coding sequence ATGGATCGTCGTTCCCTCATCAAGCACGCAGGCATCGCCGGTGTGCTGGCCGCAGGAGCCGCCCCCGCCGTTCATGCGCAGGCCGCCATCCGCTGGCGTCTGGCTTCCAGCTTCCCCAAGGCGCTGGACACCATCTACGGCGCAGCCGACGTGTTTGCCAAGAAGGTCGGCGAAATGTCCGGCGGCAAGTTCAGCATCACGGTGCACCCCGGTGGTGAGCTCATGCCCGCCTTCGGTGTGGTGGACGGCGTGCAGGAAGGCACCGTGGAGTGCGCGCACACCGCGCCTTATTACTTCTTCGGCAAGGACGACACCTTCGCCATGGACTGCGCCATCCCCTTCGGTCTCAACAGCCGCCAGATGACGGCCTGGATGTACGAAGGCAACGGCATGAAGCTGTTCCGTGAGTTCTACGAAGGCTACAACATCGTCAACTTCCCCATGGGCAACACCGGCGCCCAGATGGGCGGCTGGTACCGCAAGGAAATCAAGACGCTGGAAGACATCAAGGGTCTGAAGATGCGCATCGGCGGTTTCGCCGGCAAGGTGCTCACCACCATGGGTGGCGTGCCGCAGAACATCCCCGGCGGCGAGATCTACCAGGCGCTGGAAAAAGGCACCATCGACGCCACCGAGTGGGTGGGTCCGTACGACGACCAGAAGCTGGGCTTCAACAAGGTCGCCAAGAACTACTACTACCCCGGCTGGTGGGAAGGCGGCCCGCAGCTCTCGCTGTACGTCAACAACAAGGCCTTCAACGCCCTGTCGGCAGAAAACAAGGCCATCGTGGAGTGCGCGTCTGCCATCGCCCACACCACCATGCAGGCCAAGTACGACGCCCTGAACCCGGCCGCGCTCAAGCAACTGGTGGCCGCCGGTACCAAGGTGCTGCCGTTCCCCAAGGTCGTGATGGACGCCGCGTTCAAGAACTCGATGGCGCTGTACGACGACATCAGCTCCAAGAATCCGAAGTGGAAAAAGATCTACACGGACTACGCGGCTTTCCGCAAAGACCAGAACCTCTGGTTCCGTTTCACCGAAGCCCAGTTCGACCGCTACATGCAGTCGGCCAAGCTCTGA
- a CDS encoding TRAP transporter small permease subunit, with amino-acid sequence MKLLLTLSRLIDAISQLIGKLAMWLILAATLISAGNAIVRKLFNTSSNGLLEIQWYLFAAVFMLGAGYAFMRNAHVRIDFISSKFSARGRNWVDIFGILVFLFPLCYMMATLGWPLFERAWTTGEMSSNSGGLIRWPVFLLIPLGFTLLSAQGVSELIKRIAFLTGNGPDALAHEGPSDEELLAQQLLEEEEQERLKQEQQLKGVQ; translated from the coding sequence ATGAAGCTTTTATTAACGCTCTCGCGTCTGATCGACGCCATCAGCCAACTCATCGGCAAGCTGGCCATGTGGCTCATTCTGGCGGCCACCCTCATCAGCGCGGGCAATGCCATCGTGCGCAAGCTTTTCAACACCAGTTCCAACGGACTGCTGGAAATCCAGTGGTATCTGTTCGCGGCGGTGTTCATGCTGGGCGCGGGCTACGCCTTTATGCGCAACGCCCATGTGCGCATCGATTTCATCTCTTCCAAATTCAGTGCGCGCGGGCGCAACTGGGTCGACATCTTCGGCATTCTGGTGTTCCTGTTCCCCCTGTGCTACATGATGGCCACGCTGGGCTGGCCGCTGTTCGAGCGCGCCTGGACCACGGGTGAGATGTCGTCCAACTCGGGTGGCTTGATTCGTTGGCCGGTGTTTCTCCTGATTCCCCTGGGTTTCACACTTTTGTCCGCGCAGGGCGTGAGCGAATTGATCAAACGCATTGCCTTCCTGACCGGCAACGGCCCCGATGCGCTGGCCCACGAAGGCCCCAGCGACGAAGAGCTGCTGGCCCAGCAACTGCTCGAAGAAGAAGAGCAGGAGCGGCTGAAACAAGAACAACAACTCAAGGGAGTGCAGTGA
- a CDS encoding TRAP transporter large permease, which yields MVEFLTANFVPLMFGGLLVFLLSGFPVAFALAATGMFFGFIGMEVGLFPSNLFQALPLRVFGIMQNDTLLAIPFFTLMGIILERSRMAEDLLATVAQVFGPVRGGLAVAVILVGALLAATTGVVAAAVISMGLISLPIMLRYGYNRTIATGTITASGTLAQAIPPSLVLIVLADQLGRSVGDMYSGGLIPGLMLVGLYLLFIAVVAIVKPDWVPALPAEARVFNEPNGSSGHRSLLILLAICGVAGYAWSQVHQSVINPLIGREMDAPGDEIVIMSLTVASFLALFMALVNSLFKLGLLSRLAGQVTFVLIPPLVLIFLVLGTIFLGIATPTEGGAMGALGALIMAGSRKRLSWSLMTQALENTTKLAIFVLFILIGSTVFSFTFNAADGHIWVEHLFAKLPGGQMGFLLVVNILVFVLGMFIDFFEIAFIVIPLLAPVADKLGIDLIWFGIILAMNLQTSFLTPPFGFALFYLRSVAARSDYTDHITKKRIPAVTTAQIYKGSIAFIVLQLIMVAVVVFNPGLVTGNLQKAAVVDDATVTDMLNNMPGMEEDTPAEGAEESDPTKGMEGADSQPAEPAAGEAPAAEDDPAKALEEAIKKAE from the coding sequence ATGGTTGAATTTCTGACTGCAAACTTCGTGCCGCTGATGTTCGGTGGCCTGTTGGTGTTCCTGCTCTCGGGGTTCCCGGTGGCGTTCGCGCTGGCCGCCACGGGCATGTTCTTCGGCTTCATCGGCATGGAAGTCGGGCTGTTTCCGTCCAACCTGTTCCAGGCTTTGCCGTTGCGGGTGTTTGGCATCATGCAGAACGACACCCTGCTGGCGATCCCGTTCTTCACGCTCATGGGCATCATCCTGGAACGCAGCCGCATGGCCGAAGACCTGCTGGCCACGGTGGCGCAGGTGTTCGGTCCCGTGCGCGGCGGTCTCGCCGTGGCGGTGATCCTGGTGGGCGCCTTGCTGGCGGCCACCACGGGCGTTGTGGCCGCTGCGGTGATCTCGATGGGGCTGATCTCGCTGCCCATCATGCTGCGCTATGGTTACAACCGCACGATTGCAACCGGCACCATCACCGCTTCGGGCACCCTGGCGCAAGCCATTCCGCCGTCGCTGGTGTTGATCGTGCTGGCCGACCAGTTGGGCCGTTCGGTCGGTGACATGTACTCCGGTGGTCTGATCCCCGGCCTGATGCTGGTGGGCCTGTACCTGCTGTTCATTGCGGTCGTGGCCATCGTCAAACCCGATTGGGTGCCGGCTCTGCCAGCCGAAGCGCGGGTCTTCAACGAACCCAATGGCAGCAGTGGTCACCGGTCCTTGTTGATCCTGTTGGCGATTTGCGGCGTTGCGGGCTATGCGTGGTCGCAGGTGCATCAGTCCGTCATCAACCCCCTGATCGGGCGCGAGATGGATGCGCCGGGTGACGAAATCGTCATCATGTCGCTCACGGTGGCCTCGTTCCTGGCGCTGTTCATGGCCCTGGTCAACAGCCTGTTCAAACTGGGTCTGCTGTCGCGACTGGCCGGTCAGGTGACCTTTGTGCTGATTCCGCCGCTGGTGCTCATCTTCCTGGTGCTGGGTACGATTTTCCTGGGCATTGCCACGCCCACCGAAGGTGGTGCCATGGGTGCCCTGGGCGCGCTGATCATGGCCGGTTCGCGCAAGCGCCTGTCGTGGAGCCTGATGACCCAGGCGCTGGAGAACACCACCAAGCTCGCGATCTTCGTGCTGTTCATCCTGATCGGCTCCACGGTGTTCAGCTTCACCTTCAACGCCGCCGACGGCCACATCTGGGTGGAACACCTGTTCGCCAAGTTGCCGGGTGGCCAGATGGGCTTCCTGCTGGTGGTGAACATACTGGTGTTCGTGCTGGGCATGTTCATCGACTTCTTTGAAATCGCCTTCATCGTGATCCCCCTGCTCGCGCCGGTGGCCGACAAACTGGGCATCGACCTGATCTGGTTCGGCATCATCCTGGCGATGAACCTGCAGACCTCGTTCCTCACGCCGCCCTTCGGTTTCGCGCTGTTCTATCTGCGCAGTGTGGCCGCTCGCAGCGACTACACCGACCACATCACCAAGAAGCGCATTCCGGCGGTGACCACGGCACAGATCTACAAGGGCTCGATCGCCTTCATCGTGCTGCAGCTCATCATGGTGGCGGTGGTCGTGTTCAACCCGGGGCTCGTCACCGGCAATCTGCAGAAAGCCGCCGTGGTCGACGACGCCACAGTGACCGACATGCTCAACAACATGCCAGGTATGGAGGAAGACACGCCAGCCGAGGGGGCCGAAGAAAGCGATCCCACCAAAGGCATGGAGGGCGCGGACTCCCAGCCCGCCGAACCCGCTGCGGGTGAAGCGCCGGCCGCCGAAGACGACCCGGCCAAGGCGCTGGAAGAGGCCATCAAAAAGGCCGAATGA
- the dut gene encoding dUTP diphosphatase: protein MQIDVKVLDPRMADQLPAYATPGSAGLDLRACLDAPLTLAPNAWQLVPTGLAIHLADPGFAAMILPRSGLGHKHGIVLGNLVGLIDSDYQGQLMVSAWNRSDVAFTIEPMERIAQMVIVPVVQARFNLVEDFAQASERGAGGYGSTGRG from the coding sequence ATGCAGATCGACGTGAAGGTGCTGGACCCGCGCATGGCGGACCAGTTGCCCGCCTACGCCACTCCCGGCAGCGCCGGCCTGGACCTGCGTGCCTGCCTGGACGCACCGCTGACCTTGGCGCCCAACGCCTGGCAACTGGTGCCCACCGGGCTGGCCATCCACCTGGCCGACCCGGGTTTCGCGGCCATGATCCTGCCGCGCTCCGGGCTTGGCCACAAGCACGGCATTGTCTTGGGCAATCTGGTGGGCCTGATCGACAGCGATTACCAGGGCCAGCTCATGGTGAGCGCCTGGAACCGCAGCGACGTGGCCTTCACCATCGAGCCCATGGAGCGCATCGCGCAGATGGTCATCGTGCCGGTGGTGCAGGCACGCTTCAACCTCGTGGAAGACTTCGCACAGGCCAGTGAGCGGGGCGCCGGGGGCTACGGCTCCACCGGTCGGGGTTGA
- a CDS encoding FKBP-type peptidyl-prolyl cis-trans isomerase yields MKITEQCVVALTWTLKDTLGEELDVLDEPVEFLVGGRDLLAKIEEALLGHAAGDTVELHLEPQNAFGDYDDRLLFLEPRHLFPEELEEGMGFEGLPPGCNPAAPQDRLYFVSDIYPEHVVLDGNHPLAGIALRITLKVHTVREAQISEVGRGTLGTGFFRMQVDTEGPADSTMDDTPPGPRTLH; encoded by the coding sequence ATGAAAATCACCGAACAATGCGTCGTGGCGCTGACCTGGACGCTCAAAGACACGCTGGGTGAAGAGCTGGACGTGCTCGACGAACCCGTTGAATTCCTGGTGGGCGGGCGCGACCTGCTCGCAAAAATCGAAGAAGCCCTGCTCGGCCATGCGGCCGGTGACACGGTGGAACTGCACCTGGAACCCCAGAACGCTTTCGGCGACTACGACGACCGCCTGCTGTTCCTCGAACCGCGCCACCTGTTCCCCGAGGAACTCGAAGAAGGCATGGGCTTCGAGGGTCTGCCCCCGGGTTGCAACCCGGCCGCGCCCCAAGACCGCTTGTATTTCGTGAGCGACATCTACCCCGAACACGTGGTGCTGGACGGCAACCACCCGCTGGCGGGCATCGCGCTGCGCATCACGCTCAAGGTGCACACCGTGCGCGAGGCACAGATCAGCGAAGTGGGCCGCGGCACGCTGGGCACCGGCTTCTTCCGCATGCAGGTGGACACCGAGGGTCCGGCCGACAGCACCATGGACGACACGCCACCGGGCCCCCGCACGCTGCACTGA
- a CDS encoding cupin domain-containing protein, translating to MTQAPHSSAAETPDTPRTMLGGLSPAQFMRRYWQKKPLLIRNAFPGFTPFVNRQALFAMAADEVVESRMIVHKASGWTLRHGPFARTVFPPLKQPRWTLLVQGVDLHLDTGRELLERFRFVPDARLDDLMISWASDGGGVGPHFDSYDVFLLQASGQRHWRIGRQKDLSLEPDVPLKILSHFEPEEEHLLNPGDMLYLPPRWAHDGVAVGDDCMTYSIGFRVPQRGGLAGELLQRMADEFDDTTLYRDPDQAATDTPAAMPPALEAFAADALQRLLAERQSLACALGEVMTEPKPKVWFEEPQHDWVPGALTLDRRTRMMYDARHVFINGEGFRAAGADARLMRSLADTRCLGARQVALASPAALALLQDWFEAGWLHCAPTA from the coding sequence ATGACACAAGCCCCACACTCCAGCGCTGCAGAGACGCCCGACACCCCCCGCACCATGCTCGGTGGTCTTTCCCCCGCGCAGTTCATGCGCCGCTACTGGCAGAAAAAGCCCCTGCTGATTCGCAACGCCTTCCCCGGTTTCACCCCGTTCGTGAACCGGCAGGCGCTGTTTGCCATGGCGGCCGACGAGGTCGTGGAGTCGCGGATGATCGTGCACAAGGCCTCGGGCTGGACGCTGCGGCACGGTCCGTTCGCCCGCACGGTCTTCCCGCCGCTCAAGCAGCCGCGCTGGACGCTGTTGGTGCAGGGGGTGGACCTGCACCTGGACACCGGGCGCGAGCTGCTGGAGCGTTTCCGCTTTGTGCCCGACGCCCGGCTGGACGACCTGATGATCTCCTGGGCCAGCGACGGTGGCGGTGTCGGGCCCCATTTCGACAGCTACGACGTGTTCCTGCTCCAGGCCAGCGGCCAGCGCCACTGGCGCATCGGCCGCCAGAAAGACCTGTCGCTCGAACCGGACGTGCCACTGAAGATCCTCAGCCACTTCGAGCCCGAAGAAGAGCACCTGCTCAACCCCGGCGACATGCTCTACCTGCCGCCGCGCTGGGCGCACGACGGCGTGGCCGTGGGCGACGACTGCATGACCTACTCCATCGGTTTTCGCGTGCCGCAGCGCGGCGGTCTCGCGGGTGAGCTGTTGCAGCGCATGGCCGACGAGTTCGACGACACCACGCTCTACCGGGACCCGGACCAGGCCGCGACCGACACACCGGCCGCCATGCCTCCGGCCCTGGAGGCCTTTGCCGCCGACGCGCTGCAGCGGCTGCTGGCCGAGCGCCAGTCGCTGGCCTGCGCGCTGGGCGAGGTCATGACCGAGCCCAAACCCAAGGTCTGGTTCGAAGAGCCGCAGCACGACTGGGTGCCTGGTGCGCTGACGCTGGACCGGCGCACCCGCATGATGTACGACGCGCGCCATGTGTTCATCAACGGCGAGGGCTTTCGTGCCGCTGGGGCCGACGCCCGGCTGATGCGCAGCCTGGCCGACACGCGCTGCCTGGGCGCGCGGCAGGTGGCGCTGGCCAGCCCCGCCGCGCTGGCGCTGCTGCAGGACTGGTTTGAGGCCGGCTGGCTGCACTGCGCACCGACAGCCTGA
- the bamC gene encoding outer membrane protein assembly factor BamC — MPSFARLGLITLAATLATGCSVLQEDKIDYKTAQRGSTLEVPPDLTQLSRDSRYNVPGSVVTASGYQSAQPAQASDSTTAVNSVGDVRIERAGNQRWLVIDRPADKLWGPVRDFWQENGFLLELDQEKLGVMETDWAENRAKLPQDFIRSTIGKVFDNLYSTGERDKFRTRLERNPAGGTEIYISHRGMIEVYTSTQKDQTIWQPRPSDVELETEFLRRLMVKLGVSEVQSKAIAASAPPQAAARVATVNNQPVVQLEDGFDRAWRRVGLSLDRTGFTVEDRDRTQGVYFVRYVPATATTDTKKPGFFGRLFGGSAAEPTPAKYRVVVRGGNDTSSTVSVLNAQGQPDTTANAQRIIQLLADDLK, encoded by the coding sequence ATGCCTTCATTTGCCCGCCTTGGCCTGATCACGCTGGCGGCGACGCTGGCCACGGGTTGCTCCGTGCTGCAGGAAGACAAGATCGACTACAAGACCGCGCAACGCGGCAGCACGCTGGAGGTGCCGCCCGACCTGACCCAGCTCAGCCGGGACTCGCGCTACAACGTGCCGGGCTCGGTGGTCACCGCCAGCGGCTACCAGTCGGCCCAGCCGGCCCAAGCGTCGGACAGCACCACCGCGGTCAACAGCGTGGGCGACGTGCGCATCGAGCGCGCGGGCAACCAGCGCTGGCTGGTGATCGATCGACCGGCCGACAAGCTCTGGGGCCCGGTGCGCGATTTCTGGCAGGAAAACGGTTTCCTGCTCGAACTCGACCAGGAAAAACTGGGGGTGATGGAAACGGACTGGGCCGAAAACCGCGCCAAACTGCCCCAGGATTTCATCCGCTCCACCATCGGCAAGGTGTTCGACAACCTGTATTCCACCGGCGAACGCGACAAATTCCGCACCCGGCTGGAGCGCAATCCCGCTGGCGGCACCGAGATCTACATCAGCCATCGGGGCATGATCGAGGTCTACACCAGCACCCAGAAAGACCAGACCATCTGGCAACCGCGCCCGTCCGACGTTGAACTGGAAACCGAATTCCTGCGGCGCCTGATGGTCAAGCTCGGCGTGAGCGAAGTCCAGTCCAAAGCCATCGCGGCCTCCGCACCGCCTCAGGCCGCCGCCCGCGTGGCCACGGTGAACAACCAGCCGGTGGTACAGCTCGAAGATGGTTTCGATCGCGCCTGGCGCCGCGTGGGCCTCTCGCTGGACCGCACCGGCTTCACCGTGGAAGACCGCGATCGCACCCAGGGCGTCTACTTTGTGCGCTACGTGCCGGCCACCGCCACCACCGACACCAAGAAGCCGGGCTTCTTCGGGCGCCTGTTCGGCGGTTCCGCGGCCGAACCCACGCCGGCAAAATACCGCGTGGTGGTGCGCGGCGGCAACGACACCAGCAGCACCGTCTCGGTGCTCAATGCCCAGGGCCAGCCGGACACCACGGCCAACGCCCAGCGCATCATTCAATTGCTGGCCGACGACCTGAAATAA
- the dapA gene encoding 4-hydroxy-tetrahydrodipicolinate synthase, producing MNPITGSIVALVTPMQEDGSVDYPTLRKLIDWHIAEGTDCIGVVGTTGESPTVTVEEHCEIIRVAVEQAAKRVPIMAGCGANSTAEAIELAKFARSVGADCQLQVVPYYNKPTQEGQYQHFKAIAEATGDLPVVLYNVPGRSVADMSVDTALRLAQVPGIVGIKEATGNIERAQWLIREAPEGFAIYSGDDPTAVALMLCGGQGNISVTANIAPRLMHELCMAAISGDIRKAMDIQFRLMPVHKNLFVEANPIPLKWAMARMGLCAETMRLPLTPMSRAFEPVVESALKDSGLID from the coding sequence ATGAACCCCATCACCGGCAGCATCGTGGCCCTGGTCACGCCCATGCAAGAAGACGGCAGCGTGGACTACCCCACCCTGCGCAAACTCATCGACTGGCACATCGCCGAAGGTACCGACTGCATCGGCGTGGTCGGCACCACGGGCGAATCGCCCACCGTCACGGTCGAAGAACACTGCGAGATCATCCGCGTGGCGGTCGAACAGGCCGCCAAACGCGTGCCCATCATGGCCGGCTGCGGCGCCAACTCCACCGCCGAAGCCATCGAGCTGGCGAAGTTCGCGCGCAGCGTCGGTGCCGACTGCCAGCTGCAGGTCGTGCCCTACTACAACAAGCCGACCCAGGAAGGCCAGTACCAGCACTTCAAGGCCATCGCCGAAGCCACGGGCGACCTGCCCGTCGTGCTTTACAACGTGCCGGGCCGCAGCGTGGCCGACATGTCGGTCGACACGGCGCTGCGCCTGGCGCAGGTGCCCGGCATCGTTGGCATCAAGGAAGCCACCGGCAACATCGAACGCGCGCAATGGCTGATCCGCGAAGCGCCGGAAGGCTTTGCCATCTACTCGGGTGACGACCCCACCGCCGTGGCGCTCATGCTCTGCGGCGGCCAGGGCAACATCAGCGTGACGGCCAACATCGCCCCGCGCCTGATGCACGAGCTGTGCATGGCCGCCATTTCGGGCGACATTCGCAAGGCCATGGACATCCAGTTCCGGCTGATGCCGGTGCACAAGAACCTGTTCGTCGAAGCCAACCCGATCCCGCTGAAATGGGCCATGGCCCGCATGGGCCTGTGCGCGGAAACCATGCGCCTGCCGCTGACCCCCATGTCCCGCGCCTTTGAACCTGTGGTTGAATCCGCGCTCAAAGACAGCGGCCTGATCGATTGA
- a CDS encoding class I SAM-dependent methyltransferase produces the protein MHGTEAPSAWVQRWSHLVPVAGSVLDVACGHGRHLRWLAGRGHPVTGVDRSAEAIEAVSGLGRAVQADIENGPWPFADETFDAVVVTNYLWRPLLAQIVSSVAPGGVLIYETFAQGNETVGKPSRPDFLLRPGELLQATTGLHVVVFEDGFIDRPERFVQRIAAVRKRPDLPGLPERYPLDATG, from the coding sequence ATGCACGGCACCGAAGCGCCCTCGGCCTGGGTACAGCGCTGGTCGCATCTGGTTCCCGTCGCGGGGTCGGTGCTCGACGTGGCCTGCGGCCATGGCCGCCATCTGCGTTGGCTCGCTGGGCGCGGCCATCCGGTGACGGGCGTGGACCGCTCGGCCGAAGCCATCGAAGCCGTGTCCGGGCTGGGGCGCGCGGTGCAGGCCGACATCGAGAACGGCCCCTGGCCCTTCGCGGACGAAACGTTCGACGCGGTGGTGGTGACGAACTACCTCTGGCGCCCCCTGCTGGCGCAGATCGTGTCCAGCGTGGCACCGGGCGGCGTGCTGATCTACGAGACCTTTGCCCAGGGAAACGAGACCGTGGGCAAGCCGTCACGACCCGATTTCCTGCTCCGCCCCGGCGAGCTGCTGCAGGCCACAACCGGCCTGCACGTGGTGGTCTTCGAGGACGGCTTCATCGACCGGCCCGAGCGCTTCGTGCAGCGCATCGCGGCGGTGCGAAAACGTCCGGATCTCCCGGGTCTGCCCGAGCGGTATCCGCTGGATGCCACTGGGTAG